One Spodoptera frugiperda isolate SF20-4 chromosome 10, AGI-APGP_CSIRO_Sfru_2.0, whole genome shotgun sequence genomic region harbors:
- the LOC126911134 gene encoding anaphase-promoting complex subunit 4-like isoform X12 — protein MLCYNRIFKSKMAANISYFIVFAIIAIVNGKPAAEDAEAYVAGESGLQKILQLLANQGKYDIALSHHEDGPKKHHEDTARIISGLHRRPDNHLQVPKKFNNVDKLQYKPNRFQPLPNIVKPLTLIKNDNLEYVSNGEDNIKRSNVEEALVFDLTRADNEDSVESQVKGLLSDNNDGQDSGVEDYVSGIEKQINNGGRDTKGNYMLPHHDHEHAADAIELLNYYLLPRTPQQEARREARLKQEEEERKRKEKEQQLLLQQQQQQQQPENSRYTYD, from the exons ATGTTATGTTACAATAGAATATTTAAATCCAAAATGGCGGCCAACATCTCCTACTTCATTGTGTTTGCAATAATCGCTATCGTAAACGGCAAGCCGGCAGCAGAAGACGCTGAAGCGTACGTAGCAGGTGAATCCGGACTTCAAAAAATACTGCAGCTGTTGGCCAATCAAGGTAAATACGATATTGCACTCAGTCATCACGAAGATGGGCCTAAGAAGCACCATGAAGACACGGCTCGCATAATCAGCGGCCTCCATCGCCGGCCCGACAACCATTTGCAAGTTcctaaaaaatttaataatgttgaCAAATTACAGTACAAACCTAACCGCTTCCAGCCACTACCTAATATTGTGAAACCCTTGACGTTgattaaaaatgataatttagaATATGTCTCAAATGGagaagataatattaaaagatcAAATGTAGAAGAAGCGCTTGTGTTTGATTTGACTCGAGCAGACAATGAGGACTCTGTGGAGTCACAG GTCAAGGGCCTACTCTCGGACAACAATGACGGACAGGACTCAGGGGTCGAGGACTACGTCAGtggaatagaaaaacaaataaacaatggtGGGAGGGACACGAAAGGTAACTACATGTTGCCCCACCACGATCACGAGCATGCAGCCGATGCTATTGAGTTACTGAATTATTATCTGCTGCCAAGAACGCCACAACAGGAGGCAAGGCGAGAAGCCAGACTAaaacaagaagaagaagaaagaaaaagaaaagaaaaagaacaacAACTACTGCTacaacagcaacaacaacagcaacaacCAGAGAATAGCCGATATACCTATGATTAA
- the LOC126911134 gene encoding probable serine/threonine-protein kinase DDB_G0267686 isoform X2, with product MLCYNRIFKSKMAANISYFIVFAIIAVVNGKPAAEDAEAYVAGESGLQKILQLLANQGKYYIALSHHEDGPKKHHEDTARIISAGRYRDVDSDEPVDLHRRPDNHLQVPKNFNKVDKLQYKPNRFQPLPNIVKPLTLTKNDNLEYVSNGEDNIKRSNVEEALVFDLTRADNEDSVESQVKGLLSDNNDGQDSGVEDYVSGIEKQINNGGRDTKGNYMLPHHDHEHAADAIELLNYYLLPRTPQQEARREARLKQEEEERKRKEKEQQLLLQQQQQQQQPENSRYTYD from the exons ATGTTATGTTACAATAGAATATTTAAATCCAAAATGGCGGCCAACATCTCCTACTTCATTGTGTTTGCAATAATCGCTGTCGTAAACGGCAAGCCGGCAGCAGAAGACGCTGAAGCGTACGTAGCAG GTGAATCCGGACTTCAAAAAATACTGCAGCTGTTGGCCAATCAAGGTAAATACTATATTGCACTCAGTCACCATGAAGATGGGCCTAAGAAGCACCATGAGGACACGGCTCGCATAATCAGCGCCGGCAGATATCGTGACGTCGACTCCGACGAACCCGTGGACCTCCATCGCCGGCCCGACAACCATTTGCAAGTtcctaaaaattttaataaggtTGATAAATTACAGTACAAACCTAACCGCTTCCAACCACTACCTAATATTGTGAAACCCTTGACGTTGactaaaaatgataatttagaATATGTCTCAAATGGagaagataatattaaaagatcAAATGTAGAAGAAGCGCTTGTGTTTGATTTGACTCGAGCAGACAATGAGGACTCTGTGGAGTCACAGGTCAAGGGCCTACTCTCGGACAACAATGACGGACAGGACTCAGGGGTCGAGGACTACGTCAGtggaatagaaaaacaaataaacaatggtGGGAGGGACACGAAAGGTAACTACATGTTGCCCCACCACGATCACGAGCATGCAGCCGATGCTATTGAGTTACTGAATTATTATCTGCTGCCAAGAACGCCACAACAGGAGGCAAGGCGAGAAGCCAGACTAaaacaagaagaagaagaaagaaaaagaaaagaaaaagaacaacAACTACTGCTacaacagcaacaacaacagcaacaacCAGAGAATAGCCGATATACCTATGATTAA
- the LOC126911134 gene encoding putative uncharacterized protein DDB_G0294196 isoform X6 has translation MLCYNRIFKSKMAANISYFIVFAIIAVVNGKPAAEDAEAYVAGESGLQKILQLLANQGKYDIALSHHEDGPKKHHEDTARIISAGRYRDVDNHLQVPKKINNVDKLQYKPNRFQPLPNIVKPLTLTKNDNLEYVSNGEDNIKRSNVEEALVFDLTRADNEDSVESQVKGLLSDNNDGQDSGVEDYVSGIEKQINNGGRDTKGNYMLPHHDHEHAADAIELLNYYLLPRTPQQEARREARLKQEEEERKRKEKEQQLLLQQQQQQQQPENSRYTYD, from the exons ATGTTATGTTACAATAGAATATTTAAATCCAAAATGGCGGCCAACATCTCCTACTTCATTGTGTTTGCAATAATCGCTGTCGTAAACGGCAAGCCGGCAGCAGAAGACGCTGAAGCGTACGTAGCAGGTGAATCCGGACTTCAAAAAATACTGCAGCTGTTGGCCAATCAAGGTAAATACGATATTGCACTCAGTCACCATGAAGATGGGCCTAAGAAGCACCATGAAGACACGGCTCGCATAATCAGCGCCGGCAGATATCGTGACGTCGACAACCATTTGCAAGTtcctaaaaaaattaataat gtTGATAAATTACAGTACAAACCTAACCGCTTCCAACCACTACCTAATATTGTGAAACCCTTGACGTTGactaaaaatgataatttagaATATGTCTCAAATGGagaagataatattaaaagatcAAATGTAGAAGAAGCGCTTGTGTTTGATTTGACTCGAGCAGACAATGAGGACTCTGTGGAGTCACAGGTCAAGGGCCTACTCTCGGACAACAATGACGGACAGGACTCAGGGGTCGAGGACTACGTCAGtggaatagaaaaacaaataaacaatggtGGGAGGGACACGAAAGGTAACTACATGTTGCCCCACCACGATCACGAGCATGCAGCCGATGCTATTGAGTTACTGAATTATTATCTGCTGCCAAGAACGCCACAACAGGAGGCAAGGCGAGAAGCCAGACTAaaacaagaagaagaagaaagaaaaagaaaagaaaaagaacaacAACTACTGCTacaacagcaacaacaacagcaacaacCAGAGAATAGCCGATATACCTATGATTAA
- the LOC126911134 gene encoding putative uncharacterized protein DDB_G0294196 isoform X11 translates to MLCYNRIFKSKMAANISYFIVFAIIAIVNGKPAAEDAEAYVAGESGLQKILQLLANQGKYDIALSHHEDGPKKHHEDTARIISGLHRRPDNHLQVPKKFNNVDKLQYKPNRFQPLPNIVKPLTLTKNDNLEYVSNGEDNIKRSNVEEALVFDLTRADNEDSVESQVKGLLSDNNDGQDSGVEDYVSGIEKQINNGGRDTKGNYMLPHHDHEHAADAIELLNYYLLPRTPQQEARREARLKQEEEERKRKEKEQQLLLQQQQQQQQPENSRYTYD, encoded by the exons ATGTTATGTTACAATAGAATATTTAAATCCAAAATGGCGGCCAACATCTCCTACTTCATTGTGTTTGCAATAATCGCTATCGTAAACGGCAAGCCGGCAGCAGAAGACGCTGAAGCGTACGTAGCAGGTGAATCCGGACTTCAAAAAATACTGCAGCTGTTGGCCAATCAAGGTAAATACGATATTGCACTCAGTCATCACGAAGATGGGCCTAAGAAGCACCATGAAGACACGGCTCGCATAATCAGCGGCCTCCATCGCCGGCCCGACAACCATTTGCAAGTTcctaaaaaatttaataat gtTGATAAATTACAGTACAAACCTAACCGCTTCCAACCACTACCTAATATTGTGAAACCCTTGACGTTGactaaaaatgataatttagaATATGTCTCAAATGGagaagataatattaaaagatcAAATGTAGAAGAAGCGCTTGTGTTTGATTTGACTCGAGCAGACAATGAGGACTCTGTGGAGTCACAGGTCAAGGGCCTACTCTCGGACAACAATGACGGACAGGACTCAGGGGTCGAGGACTACGTCAGtggaatagaaaaacaaataaacaatggtGGGAGGGACACGAAAGGTAACTACATGTTGCCCCACCACGATCACGAGCATGCAGCCGATGCTATTGAGTTACTGAATTATTATCTGCTGCCAAGAACGCCACAACAGGAGGCAAGGCGAGAAGCCAGACTAaaacaagaagaagaagaaagaaaaagaaaagaaaaagaacaacAACTACTGCTacaacagcaacaacaacagcaacaacCAGAGAATAGCCGATATACCTATGATTAA
- the LOC126911134 gene encoding anaphase-promoting complex subunit 4-like isoform X7 has protein sequence MLCYNRIFKSKMAANISYFIVFAIIAVVNGKPAAEDAEAYVAGESGLQKILQLLANQGKYDIALSHHEDGPKKHHEDTARIISAGRYRDVDNHLQVPKKINNVDKLQYKPNRFQPLPNIVKPLTLIKNDNLEYVSNGEDNIKRSNVEEALVFDLTRADNEDSVESQVKGLLSDNNDGQDSGVEDYVSGIEKQINNGGRDTKGNYMLPHHDHEHAADAIELLNYYLLPRTPQQEARREARLKQEEEERKRKEKEQQLLLQQQQQQQQPENSRYTYD, from the exons ATGTTATGTTACAATAGAATATTTAAATCCAAAATGGCGGCCAACATCTCCTACTTCATTGTGTTTGCAATAATCGCTGTCGTAAACGGCAAGCCGGCAGCAGAAGACGCTGAAGCGTACGTAGCAGGTGAATCCGGACTTCAAAAAATACTGCAGCTGTTGGCCAATCAAGGTAAATACGATATTGCACTCAGTCACCATGAAGATGGGCCTAAGAAGCACCATGAAGACACGGCTCGCATAATCAGCGCCGGCAGATATCGTGACGTCGACAACCATTTGCAAGTtcctaaaaaaattaataatgttgatAAATTACAGTACAAACCTAACCGCTTCCAGCCACTACCTAATATTGTGAAACCCTTGACGTTgattaaaaatgataatttagaATATGTCTCAAATGGagaagataatattaaaagatcAAATGTAGAAGAAGCGCTTGTGTTTGATTTGACTCGAGCAGACAATGAGGACTCTGTGGAGTCACAG GTCAAGGGCCTACTCTCGGACAACAATGACGGACAGGACTCAGGGGTCGAGGACTACGTCAGtggaatagaaaaacaaataaacaatggtGGGAGGGACACGAAAGGTAACTACATGTTGCCCCACCACGATCACGAGCATGCAGCCGATGCTATTGAGTTACTGAATTATTATCTGCTGCCAAGAACGCCACAACAGGAGGCAAGGCGAGAAGCCAGACTAaaacaagaagaagaagaaagaaaaagaaaagaaaaagaacaacAACTACTGCTacaacagcaacaacaacagcaacaacCAGAGAATAGCCGATATACCTATGATTAA
- the LOC126911134 gene encoding probable serine/threonine-protein kinase DDB_G0267686 isoform X1, whose protein sequence is MLCYNRIFKSKMAANISYFIVFAIIAIVNGKPAAEDAEAYVAGESGLQKILQLLANQGKYYIALSHHEDGPKKHHEDTARIISAGRYRDVDSDEPVDLHRRPDNHLQVPKNFNKVDKLQYKPNRFQPLPNIVKPLTLTKNDNLEYVSNGEDNIKRSNVEEALVFDLTRADNEDSVESQVKGLLSDNNDGQDSGVEDYVSGIEKQINNGGRDTKGNYMLPHHDHEHAADAIELLNYYLLPRTPQQEARREARLKQEEEERKRKEKEQQLLLQQQQQQQQPENSRYTYD, encoded by the exons ATGTTATGTTACAATAGAATATTTAAATCCAAAATGGCGGCCAACATCTCCTACTTCATTGTGTTTGCAATAATCGCTATCGTAAACGGCAAGCCGGCAGCAGAAGACGCTGAAGCGTACGTAGCAG GTGAATCCGGACTTCAAAAAATACTGCAGCTGTTGGCCAATCAAGGTAAATACTATATTGCACTCAGTCACCATGAAGATGGGCCTAAGAAGCACCATGAGGACACGGCTCGCATAATCAGCGCCGGCAGATATCGTGACGTCGACTCCGACGAACCCGTGGACCTCCATCGCCGGCCCGACAACCATTTGCAAGTtcctaaaaattttaataaggtTGATAAATTACAGTACAAACCTAACCGCTTCCAACCACTACCTAATATTGTGAAACCCTTGACGTTGactaaaaatgataatttagaATATGTCTCAAATGGagaagataatattaaaagatcAAATGTAGAAGAAGCGCTTGTGTTTGATTTGACTCGAGCAGACAATGAGGACTCTGTGGAGTCACAGGTCAAGGGCCTACTCTCGGACAACAATGACGGACAGGACTCAGGGGTCGAGGACTACGTCAGtggaatagaaaaacaaataaacaatggtGGGAGGGACACGAAAGGTAACTACATGTTGCCCCACCACGATCACGAGCATGCAGCCGATGCTATTGAGTTACTGAATTATTATCTGCTGCCAAGAACGCCACAACAGGAGGCAAGGCGAGAAGCCAGACTAaaacaagaagaagaagaaagaaaaagaaaagaaaaagaacaacAACTACTGCTacaacagcaacaacaacagcaacaacCAGAGAATAGCCGATATACCTATGATTAA
- the LOC126911134 gene encoding anaphase-promoting complex subunit 4-like isoform X5, with protein MLCYNRIFKSKMAANISYFIVFAIIAVVNGKPAAEDAEAYVAGESGLQKILQLLANQGKYDIALSHHEDGPKKHHEDTARIISAGRYRDVDNHLQVPKKINNVDKLQYKPNRFQPLPNIVKPLTLIKNDNLEYVSNGEDNIKRSNVEEALVFDLTRADNEDSVESQVKDLLSDNNDGQDSGVDDYVSGIEKQINNGGKDTKGNYMLPHHDHEHAADAIELLNYYLLPRTPQQEARREARLKQEEEERKRKEKEQQLLLQQQQQQQQPENSRYTYD; from the exons ATGTTATGTTACAATAGAATATTTAAATCCAAAATGGCGGCCAACATCTCCTACTTCATTGTGTTTGCAATAATCGCTGTCGTAAACGGCAAGCCGGCAGCAGAAGACGCTGAAGCGTACGTAGCAGGTGAATCCGGACTTCAAAAAATACTGCAGCTGTTGGCCAATCAAGGTAAATACGATATTGCACTCAGTCACCATGAAGATGGGCCTAAGAAGCACCATGAAGACACGGCTCGCATAATCAGCGCCGGCAGATATCGTGACGTCGACAACCATTTGCAAGTtcctaaaaaaattaataatgttgatAAATTACAGTACAAACCTAACCGCTTCCAGCCACTACCTAATATTGTGAAACCCTTGACGTTgattaaaaatgataatttagaATATGTCTCAAATGGagaagataatattaaaagatcAAATGTAGAAGAAGCGCTTGTGTTTGATTTGACTCGAGCAGACAATGAGGACTCTGTGGAGTCACAGGTCAAGGACCTACTCTCGGACAACAATGACGGACAGGACTCAGGGGTCGACGACTACGTCAGtggaatagaaaaacaaataaacaatggtGGGAAGGACACGAAAG GTAACTACATGTTGCCCCACCACGATCACGAGCATGCAGCCGATGCTATTGAGTTACTGAATTATTATCTGCTGCCAAGAACGCCACAACAGGAGGCAAGGCGAGAAGCCAGACTAaaacaagaagaagaagaaagaaaaagaaaagaaaaagaacaacAACTACTGCTacaacagcaacaacaacagcaacaacCAGAGAATAGCCGATATACCTATGATTAA